The Alicyclobacillus sp. SO9 genome includes a region encoding these proteins:
- a CDS encoding endospore germination permease, whose protein sequence is METQISRLQLMYLMIWVILGTGIVLLPLAIAQFTIQDGWMVPLFFFGGTIVAAIVCVVFIRTFPNQSLANGLETAFGPWLGRLIGVWMIIFFFVFSAMLLRELTVFVEVTSLPKTPAYLISATILVPIAYGVFQGVEVVGRLAEFLTPVALMIGVILVVLSFQNADFSQIQPVLAHGWTPVLRASVLPATSFAFELIGVLQFVKSIKGGKTLGRDLLYVGASLTVFGVLVEMLIISVLGPSITYLSLPVAEVIRGIRIGEFIQRFDTIYVMGVIATMVLKISVFLYAMSSAMQDTFRLSTFRNVVWPNGIAIWTASILFFHNSPDLHEFMVYVTPAYFSFTLVLMPIFAVLTFRLKKVFGSQ, encoded by the coding sequence ATGGAGACACAAATATCACGACTGCAATTGATGTATTTAATGATATGGGTCATATTGGGGACTGGAATTGTCCTTTTACCCCTTGCCATCGCTCAATTTACCATTCAGGACGGCTGGATGGTTCCTCTTTTCTTTTTTGGCGGCACGATAGTCGCCGCGATCGTATGCGTCGTGTTTATCCGGACGTTTCCCAATCAATCACTTGCTAATGGGCTCGAAACCGCCTTTGGCCCTTGGCTTGGTCGGTTAATAGGGGTTTGGATGATAATTTTCTTTTTCGTTTTCTCGGCCATGTTGCTTCGGGAACTTACGGTATTTGTGGAAGTCACGAGTCTTCCCAAAACTCCGGCGTACCTGATTTCTGCGACTATCCTGGTTCCAATTGCGTACGGGGTTTTTCAAGGTGTTGAGGTAGTGGGACGATTGGCAGAATTTCTCACACCAGTAGCCTTAATGATTGGCGTGATTTTGGTTGTATTGTCCTTCCAAAATGCAGACTTTTCCCAAATCCAACCTGTGTTGGCCCATGGCTGGACCCCAGTACTTCGAGCATCTGTGTTGCCCGCCACATCGTTCGCGTTTGAATTGATTGGCGTTTTACAATTTGTGAAATCGATCAAAGGTGGAAAAACACTTGGGCGGGACCTGTTGTACGTGGGGGCATCTTTGACCGTATTTGGAGTATTGGTTGAGATGTTGATAATTTCAGTGCTGGGTCCATCGATAACCTATTTGTCCTTACCTGTGGCCGAGGTCATTCGGGGAATCCGTATCGGCGAATTCATACAAAGGTTCGACACCATTTACGTAATGGGCGTAATCGCTACGATGGTCTTAAAAATTTCCGTGTTTCTATATGCCATGTCTTCAGCCATGCAGGATACCTTTCGACTTTCCACCTTCAGAAATGTAGTTTGGCCGAATGGAATCGCCATCTGGACAGCCAGCATTTTATTCTTTCACAATTCGCCCGACCTGCATGAGTTTATGGTCTATGTGACACCGGCATATTTTAGTTTCACTTTGGTCCTCATGCCAATATTCGCCGTTCTGACATTTCGGTTGAAAAAAGTATTCGGTTCCCAATGA
- a CDS encoding tyrosine-type recombinase/integrase, producing the protein MAHINSVLEGYLPWLNRQPFSPNTRIAYRRWVEQFVRYLNAYPAVYGDPLGESSARDYAVRDFKSHLKTIHHAKPASVNLALAALDHFYARYLQMGSPQVEREELPNQAPRALSPEEQRRFLRAVERQPNTRDQAIGTLLFYTALRISECVQLNVDDVMISERKGQVTVRMGKGNRYREVPLNASVRSSLQAWLDDRHIQFPGTAESALFLTRRGNRCSIRSVDLVIRKIAQDAGLTLSAHTLRHTCLTNLVRNGHDLVMVAELAGHKRLDTTRRYSLPSDEDRAMAMEGLKMEV; encoded by the coding sequence ATGGCACATATAAACTCGGTACTTGAGGGTTATCTTCCTTGGTTGAATCGGCAACCTTTTTCACCAAATACTCGAATTGCGTACCGTCGATGGGTTGAACAATTTGTACGTTACTTGAATGCATATCCGGCTGTATACGGAGATCCGCTTGGTGAATCATCCGCTCGTGACTACGCGGTGCGGGATTTTAAGTCTCATCTGAAGACGATACACCATGCCAAGCCAGCTTCCGTGAATCTTGCTCTCGCTGCTCTTGACCACTTCTATGCTCGATATCTTCAGATGGGGAGTCCCCAGGTAGAGCGAGAGGAACTGCCGAATCAAGCACCACGGGCGCTTTCTCCCGAAGAACAAAGACGCTTCTTACGAGCGGTTGAACGTCAACCGAATACTCGAGACCAAGCAATCGGGACGCTTCTCTTTTATACCGCCCTACGTATCAGTGAGTGCGTACAACTCAATGTAGATGACGTTATGATCTCGGAACGTAAAGGGCAAGTAACGGTTCGAATGGGAAAAGGAAATCGATATCGGGAAGTTCCTCTGAACGCTTCGGTTCGATCATCCTTGCAGGCGTGGCTAGATGATCGCCACATTCAGTTTCCGGGTACAGCAGAGTCGGCTTTGTTCCTCACTCGACGTGGGAACCGCTGCTCGATTCGCTCTGTCGATTTAGTAATTCGAAAAATCGCACAAGACGCTGGACTCACATTGTCTGCTCACACGCTTCGGCATACTTGCCTGACCAATTTGGTACGTAATGGTCACGACCTTGTGATGGTGGCTGAACTTGCAGGCCACAAGCGACTGGATACAACGCGGCGATATAGCCTACCGAGTGACGAGGACCGCGCAATGGCAATGGAAGGCCTCAAAATGGAGGTGTAA
- a CDS encoding DUF4158 domain-containing protein — protein sequence MPVDFLTPEQERRYGRMIEEPTPEQLARYFWLDDRDHHLVTQHRGSHNQLGFAIQLGTVRFLGTFLTDPTDVPISVVRYVASQLQMANTRVFERYRGSESRWDHTAEIRKAYGYRDFPDQPHHFEFVRWLYHHAWLTAERPSVLFDLATARCVEKKVLLPGVTILARLIAQIRDRVATRLWRLLAQVPNYSERNRLEQLLTAKVSSRQTELDHLRRPPTNLTAKGMLEGLERLAVVRSYGGTTWDLSHIPVGRLHTLARFAAAARAQAISRMSLERQLATLVAFANVFAITAQDDLLELFDRLMTELLAKTQQEGKRARLRTIRDLDAAARQLREACVILLNDQTPDAKLRATIFARVSAEVLTDSIQTIDALTRRPEENVYFTQLFSHYNGIRRFLPQMFRMIHFEANSSAKPVLDAWRFLRDYEGAKKIPWTQAPVTGMTTSWQQVVYDENDQIQQRAYTFWVLIRIHEALRHHDIFVIRVSDTMTKAQLLPGTGLGSSASTSLRTLDRTIDAGAGSPRTREKLNTAYQQTAERCLRIQMSVWRTFRGEPVVLTALDKLEEPPSLQTLRSQIQSLLPRIDLPELLLEVNTWTGFADALPT from the coding sequence GTGCCTGTAGATTTCCTTACTCCAGAACAAGAGCGCCGATACGGTCGAATGATTGAAGAGCCAACACCGGAACAACTGGCTCGTTACTTTTGGCTAGATGACCGCGATCACCATCTTGTCACACAACATCGAGGTTCCCATAATCAACTGGGGTTTGCTATCCAACTCGGTACCGTCAGATTTTTAGGGACCTTTTTAACCGATCCCACGGATGTCCCAATATCCGTTGTAAGGTATGTCGCAAGTCAACTGCAAATGGCCAATACTCGTGTTTTCGAGCGTTATCGTGGTTCGGAGAGTCGGTGGGATCACACAGCGGAAATTCGAAAGGCATATGGATATCGCGATTTCCCAGACCAGCCGCATCACTTCGAATTCGTGAGATGGTTGTACCACCACGCTTGGTTGACTGCAGAACGGCCCAGCGTGTTATTTGATTTAGCCACGGCCAGGTGTGTAGAAAAGAAAGTTTTATTGCCTGGTGTAACGATACTTGCACGGCTGATTGCCCAGATCCGTGACCGCGTGGCCACCCGGCTCTGGCGCCTCTTGGCCCAGGTTCCAAACTACTCTGAGCGTAATCGACTAGAGCAGTTGTTGACTGCGAAAGTTTCCTCTCGACAAACCGAATTAGACCATCTTCGCCGTCCACCAACAAACCTTACGGCGAAAGGGATGTTGGAAGGGTTAGAACGCTTGGCAGTCGTCCGTTCTTACGGAGGTACGACTTGGGATTTGTCGCACATTCCTGTAGGACGACTGCACACCCTCGCCCGTTTTGCGGCTGCAGCCAGGGCACAGGCGATATCCCGGATGTCTTTGGAACGACAACTGGCCACTTTAGTCGCGTTTGCCAACGTTTTTGCGATTACGGCTCAGGACGATTTGCTGGAGTTGTTTGATCGACTTATGACTGAACTTTTAGCCAAGACCCAGCAAGAGGGGAAGCGGGCCCGGCTCCGAACGATCCGCGATCTGGATGCGGCCGCACGTCAGTTACGGGAAGCCTGTGTAATCCTCCTAAACGATCAGACACCGGATGCCAAGCTTCGGGCAACGATTTTTGCTCGGGTATCTGCTGAGGTACTGACAGACTCCATTCAAACCATCGATGCCCTAACGCGCCGGCCAGAGGAAAATGTGTACTTTACGCAGTTGTTTAGCCATTACAACGGGATTCGTCGGTTTTTACCCCAGATGTTTCGGATGATTCATTTCGAGGCGAATTCATCTGCAAAGCCAGTTTTAGACGCCTGGCGATTCTTACGTGACTATGAGGGGGCGAAGAAGATCCCTTGGACACAGGCACCCGTCACCGGAATGACAACTTCTTGGCAGCAGGTAGTCTATGACGAGAATGATCAGATTCAGCAACGGGCCTATACGTTCTGGGTACTCATTCGCATCCATGAAGCTCTGCGCCACCACGACATCTTCGTTATCCGAGTGAGCGATACAATGACCAAGGCACAACTTCTCCCAGGGACAGGCTTGGGAAGCAGTGCGTCCACAAGTTTACGCACGTTGGATCGAACTATAGATGCTGGAGCAGGAAGTCCGAGAACTCGGGAGAAGTTGAACACCGCGTATCAACAAACCGCCGAACGTTGCCTGAGAATACAGATGTCCGTATGGAGAACATTCAGGGGAGAGCCGGTTGTTTTGACCGCTTTGGACAAATTGGAGGAACCTCCTTCTCTGCAAACACTTCGGTCACAAATTCAATCCCTACTACCCCGGATTGACTTGCCGGAATTGTTGCTTGAAGTCAATACCTGGACCGGATTTGCAGATGCTTTACCCACTTAG